A window of Pyrobaculum aerophilum str. IM2 contains these coding sequences:
- a CDS encoding helix-turn-helix domain-containing protein: MLRLTPTAKLVINYMAIRHLVDGATYVTFKELVERLGISERRLRALMQELRQAGLVEAYINPSRGRALLYRLAFNNFNFDSPIVEPGLYYIDLPPNAKIPGDLTLRTFSIIRASKLLLYTPVFANRKSLFTLTKCTCTIKPYSEEALAEARAVADSQGVATVVFSSEVDRVEINGANLISSAGVKIYKA; the protein is encoded by the coding sequence ATGCTCAGGCTGACTCCAACTGCCAAACTTGTGATTAATTACATGGCGATTAGGCATTTAGTAGACGGCGCTACGTATGTGACGTTTAAAGAGCTTGTGGAGAGGCTGGGCATTTCCGAGAGGAGGCTAAGGGCTTTAATGCAAGAGCTCCGGCAGGCTGGCCTTGTGGAGGCTTATATAAATCCCTCTAGGGGCAGGGCGCTCTTATACCGGTTGGCGTTTAACAATTTTAATTTCGACTCGCCTATTGTAGAGCCCGGGCTCTACTACATAGACCTCCCCCCAAATGCCAAAATCCCCGGCGACTTAACGCTGAGGACTTTTTCAATAATAAGGGCGTCTAAGCTCCTGCTCTACACCCCCGTTTTTGCCAATAGAAAGAGCTTATTCACCCTCACGAAATGTACGTGTACTATAAAGCCCTACAGCGAGGAGGCCTTGGCTGAGGCGCGCGCCGTGGCTGATTCCCAAGGCGTGGCCACTGTGGTTTTTAGCTCAGAAGTAGATCGCGTGGAGATAAACGGCGCGAATTTAATTTCTTCTGCCGGCGTCAAGATCTACAAGGCGTAA
- a CDS encoding thiamine pyrophosphate-dependent dehydrogenase E1 component subunit alpha, whose protein sequence is MLEISLEIPTQFKTEVKEPQVFRVLGQDGSPLETYEVGYKPSEGELAKAYRWMVLGRVLDRYALMYHRMGKVKSTYGPHEGHEAADAGTALALRPEDWVAPYYRNLTLLIARGVPLEVIWAKFFAKLGDPDKGRNLTIEWGGFKQWRILSIGAPIGHQYIYAAGFAYALKYLKKKEVVAAYIGDGGTSTNGFHTGLNFAGVFKVPAAFFIYNNQYAISVPVSIQTAVSRLSTKAAAYGLVGVSADGMDLLAVVKTAMWAVEKARRGEPTLVEYVMYRFGPHTTADDPLTKYRDPKEVEEYRRWDPLARLEKFLIRQGIYSEGDVKTIWEEAEREVKEAAKEAEALPDVPAEELINDVYSFVPKSLREWLEWL, encoded by the coding sequence ATGTTAGAAATAAGTTTAGAAATTCCTACACAATTTAAAACAGAGGTTAAAGAGCCTCAAGTCTTTAGAGTGCTGGGCCAAGACGGCTCTCCGCTGGAGACGTATGAAGTGGGCTATAAGCCCAGCGAGGGGGAGTTGGCCAAGGCGTATAGGTGGATGGTATTGGGGAGGGTGTTGGACAGATACGCCTTGATGTATCACAGAATGGGCAAGGTGAAATCCACCTACGGCCCCCACGAGGGCCACGAGGCCGCAGACGCGGGCACTGCCCTGGCGCTGAGGCCTGAGGACTGGGTGGCGCCTTATTACAGAAATTTAACTCTGCTCATAGCCAGGGGCGTCCCGTTGGAGGTTATATGGGCTAAGTTCTTCGCCAAGTTGGGGGATCCGGACAAGGGAAGGAATTTAACAATTGAGTGGGGCGGGTTTAAACAGTGGAGGATTTTATCCATCGGCGCGCCCATTGGCCACCAGTATATATACGCAGCTGGCTTCGCCTACGCCTTAAAGTATTTAAAGAAAAAAGAGGTGGTGGCCGCCTATATAGGAGACGGCGGGACTTCCACAAACGGCTTCCACACAGGCTTGAACTTCGCAGGAGTGTTTAAAGTTCCCGCGGCCTTTTTCATTTACAACAACCAGTACGCCATATCTGTCCCAGTCTCTATACAAACCGCCGTCTCTAGGCTGTCCACTAAAGCCGCGGCGTACGGCCTGGTGGGGGTTTCCGCAGACGGCATGGATTTGCTGGCGGTGGTGAAGACGGCAATGTGGGCGGTGGAGAAGGCCAGGAGGGGGGAGCCTACGTTAGTGGAATACGTCATGTATAGATTCGGCCCCCACACCACAGCGGATGATCCCTTGACTAAGTACAGAGATCCCAAAGAGGTAGAGGAGTACAGGAGGTGGGACCCCCTGGCTAGGCTTGAGAAATTTTTAATCCGCCAGGGGATTTACAGCGAGGGCGACGTGAAGACAATTTGGGAGGAGGCCGAGAGGGAGGTTAAAGAGGCGGCAAAAGAGGCCGAGGCCCTGCCCGATGTGCCCGCGGAGGAGCTTATAAACGATGTATATAGCTTTGTGCCCAAGTCGCTGAGGGAGTGGCTGGAGTGGTTATGA
- a CDS encoding DsrE family protein produces MKVGVILTSDDPVKLYEAGTYIATELARGNEVVVFVTGRATLAFAGRAEVSETPEVKRMKELHVMWDELFSAARPMGVKVIACETASKIFAVGEEEYKKTGLVDVVSSMYTFLEEVGEGRVVVF; encoded by the coding sequence ATGAAAGTAGGCGTAATCTTAACCTCTGACGACCCTGTGAAGCTGTACGAGGCTGGGACATATATAGCAACAGAGCTGGCCAGGGGGAATGAGGTGGTCGTTTTCGTCACGGGGAGGGCCACGTTGGCATTTGCGGGGAGGGCTGAGGTCTCGGAGACTCCGGAGGTTAAGAGGATGAAAGAGCTTCACGTAATGTGGGATGAGCTCTTCTCAGCTGCGAGGCCTATGGGCGTTAAGGTAATTGCGTGTGAAACCGCTAGTAAAATATTCGCAGTGGGCGAGGAGGAGTACAAGAAAACAGGACTTGTAGACGTTGTGTCTTCTATGTATACCTTCTTAGAAGAGGTGGGCGAGGGAAGGGTTGTGGTGTTTTAA
- a CDS encoding alpha-ketoacid dehydrogenase subunit beta has protein sequence MMANMAKAINMALHEEMERDERVVVLGEDVGKKGGVFLVTEGLYERFGPERVIDTPLNEGGILGFAMGMAMAGLKPVAEIQFVDFIWLGADELLNHIAKLRYRSGGNYKAPLVVRTPVGSGTRGGLYHSQSPEAIFVHTPGLVVVMPSTPYNAKGLLKAAIRGDDPVVFLEPKILYRAPREEVPEGDYVVEIGKARVAREGDDVTLVTYGAVVHKALEAAERVKASVEVVDLQTLNPLDFDTVLKSVSKTGRLIIAHDSPKTGGLGAEVAALVAEKALDRLTAPVIRLAGPDVPQSPIAHDAAYAPTVERIIKAIEYVMRY, from the coding sequence ATGATGGCCAATATGGCAAAGGCCATTAACATGGCGCTTCACGAAGAAATGGAGAGAGATGAAAGAGTAGTGGTGCTGGGAGAAGACGTGGGGAAAAAGGGAGGGGTTTTCCTCGTGACTGAAGGGCTTTATGAGAGGTTCGGCCCGGAGAGAGTTATAGACACGCCGTTAAACGAAGGGGGGATTTTAGGGTTCGCCATGGGAATGGCCATGGCGGGGCTGAAGCCCGTGGCCGAGATACAATTCGTCGACTTCATCTGGCTAGGCGCTGATGAGCTTTTAAACCACATAGCCAAACTGAGGTATAGGTCCGGGGGGAATTACAAGGCCCCCCTCGTCGTGAGGACTCCCGTCGGCTCGGGCACAAGAGGCGGGCTTTACCACAGCCAATCCCCAGAGGCCATCTTCGTCCATACGCCGGGCCTAGTTGTGGTCATGCCCTCGACGCCGTATAACGCCAAGGGCTTATTAAAAGCCGCCATTAGGGGGGATGACCCCGTGGTATTCCTCGAGCCCAAAATACTATACAGAGCCCCCAGGGAGGAGGTGCCCGAGGGGGACTACGTAGTGGAGATAGGCAAGGCTAGAGTGGCCAGGGAGGGCGACGACGTCACTTTAGTGACCTACGGCGCCGTGGTACATAAAGCGCTGGAGGCGGCCGAGAGGGTAAAGGCGTCGGTAGAGGTTGTGGACTTACAGACTCTCAACCCCCTTGATTTTGACACTGTGTTAAAAAGCGTTTCTAAAACCGGCAGGCTTATTATAGCACACGACTCGCCGAAAACGGGAGGGCTCGGCGCAGAGGTGGCGGCGCTAGTAGCAGAGAAGGCGCTAGATAGACTGACGGCGCCTGTAATTAGGCTTGCGGGCCCTGACGTCCCCCAGAGCCCAATTGCCCACGACGCGGCCTACGCCCCCACGGTGGAGAGAATAATAAAGGCCATAGAATACGTGATGAGGTACTAA
- a CDS encoding YeeE/YedE thiosulfate transporter family protein, which yields MPLPKFLKEPWRPEVAGALIGLVAVLQIIVVRSPWYITGPENQFGGWLFYVLTGGLLNTKEWAYFNPNSPMFVAPAAAPWEPANKEFMIVWGFMLGAMIAKAIEGNWRLRWPANRMVVLLSIIGGLMLGFGARLALGCNVGNFVATIQSLVFSGFVFFLGMAVGTFISTRLIEDFLMEKMHKSKPIRIELGSNVDNRKVLAFALAATLLTTLYWWGLGIWAAIAFLYLGIAYGFFGSKGNVCFTSMLRDGFWSRLAPYGGNARAIAIALAIMITGNLVLKYGFGWQYREFLFPVGVHTFLGGVLFGIGMVLVAGCSFSSAYRSGEGSIPHLIAWFGMVAGMTILSYVWPFFFTTSIYLSPVLHFYDFFGGNVAAGAAAAYSVALFIALVGSWRDGTLQRLVQIPPLKILAPRLHV from the coding sequence ATGCCGTTGCCCAAGTTTTTAAAAGAGCCGTGGAGGCCCGAGGTCGCGGGGGCTCTCATCGGACTAGTCGCCGTGTTGCAAATAATTGTCGTGAGGAGCCCGTGGTATATCACCGGCCCTGAGAATCAATTCGGAGGGTGGCTCTTCTACGTCCTCACAGGCGGATTATTAAATACAAAAGAGTGGGCATATTTTAATCCTAACTCCCCCATGTTCGTCGCGCCGGCCGCCGCGCCTTGGGAGCCGGCTAATAAGGAGTTTATGATCGTATGGGGGTTTATGCTAGGTGCCATGATCGCAAAGGCCATAGAGGGCAACTGGCGCCTTAGATGGCCTGCTAATAGGATGGTGGTATTACTGTCAATCATTGGCGGCCTTATGTTAGGCTTCGGCGCCAGGCTGGCGTTGGGATGTAACGTGGGGAATTTCGTCGCCACTATTCAGTCCCTGGTCTTCTCGGGCTTTGTCTTCTTCCTGGGGATGGCCGTGGGTACTTTCATCTCTACGCGGCTTATTGAAGATTTCTTAATGGAGAAAATGCACAAGTCCAAGCCTATTAGAATTGAATTGGGTTCTAATGTAGACAACCGTAAAGTATTGGCCTTCGCCCTAGCCGCAACCCTATTAACTACCCTGTATTGGTGGGGCCTTGGGATTTGGGCCGCTATCGCCTTCCTTTATCTGGGAATAGCATATGGCTTCTTCGGCTCTAAAGGCAATGTTTGCTTCACCTCTATGTTGAGAGACGGCTTTTGGTCGAGGCTAGCCCCCTACGGCGGAAACGCCAGGGCCATAGCCATAGCATTGGCCATTATGATAACCGGAAACCTCGTGTTAAAATACGGCTTTGGGTGGCAGTACAGAGAGTTCTTATTCCCAGTGGGTGTTCACACTTTCCTCGGAGGCGTCCTCTTCGGCATAGGTATGGTTTTGGTGGCTGGCTGTAGCTTTAGTAGCGCTTATAGAAGCGGCGAGGGTAGCATACCGCATTTAATAGCGTGGTTTGGAATGGTGGCAGGCATGACAATATTATCTTACGTCTGGCCCTTCTTTTTCACTACGTCAATTTACTTATCTCCAGTGTTGCACTTTTACGACTTCTTTGGCGGAAATGTCGCCGCAGGCGCCGCCGCGGCTTATTCAGTGGCGTTATTCATCGCGCTTGTGGGGAGTTGGAGAGACGGCACATTACAGCGCTTAGTGCAAATACCTCCCTTAAAAATATTGGCGCCACGGCTCCATGTATAA
- a CDS encoding CPBP family intramembrane glutamic endopeptidase, which yields MQPPPDNPWYALLYTTAQVIGFVLLLAITRAEGYGTWSGAFRSIYTGGLGRREILYAFAALGAAFMLWWPINLMLSALGMSWPKWGYSTSGLNAVPVAIWALGAAFFEEGFFRGYSMPRLNKAVGTAGALLITSAAFAAIHLRFCPALSVYIFFWALIAGGLFLYTKSTWSCFLYHAANNVIVDFL from the coding sequence ATGCAGCCGCCGCCGGACAACCCCTGGTACGCCCTCTTGTACACAACGGCGCAGGTAATAGGCTTTGTCCTTCTCTTGGCAATAACCCGGGCTGAGGGGTACGGCACTTGGAGTGGGGCTTTCCGGAGTATTTACACAGGCGGCCTGGGGCGCAGGGAAATTCTATACGCGTTTGCGGCTCTAGGCGCCGCCTTTATGTTGTGGTGGCCTATAAACTTAATGCTGTCAGCCCTGGGCATGTCGTGGCCGAAATGGGGATATTCCACATCGGGGCTAAACGCAGTTCCCGTGGCCATATGGGCCTTGGGAGCCGCCTTTTTTGAAGAGGGCTTTTTCAGAGGATACTCCATGCCCAGGCTAAATAAAGCAGTGGGGACTGCGGGGGCTTTGCTGATTACCTCAGCCGCCTTCGCGGCTATACACTTACGGTTCTGCCCGGCGCTCTCCGTCTATATTTTCTTCTGGGCCTTAATTGCGGGCGGCCTCTTCCTATATACTAAATCCACATGGAGCTGTTTTCTCTACCACGCGGCTAATAACGTAATAGTGGACTTCCTCTAG
- the lipA gene encoding lipoyl synthase encodes MIPSWVSLRAGDYEKIINVRRALSRHGIYTVCEGAKCPNIFHCWGEGTATFMILGEVCTRACRFCAVRTGNPRGYVDWGEVDRLVEAVRELGLKYVVVTSVARDDLPDGGASVFAAVVKKLREVGCVVEVLVPDFGGSPASVKTVVSSGPDVFAHNVETVRRLTPLVRDRRAGYERSLSVLKYAKEFGAPLTKSGLMLGLGETFEEVVETLEDLRRADVDIVTIGQYIKPSGSPRHLNPVRYATPEEFAKIKEVAVSLGFKAVASGPLVRSSYKAYSLYREALKNIVYLG; translated from the coding sequence ATGATTCCGTCTTGGGTTTCCCTAAGGGCCGGAGATTATGAAAAAATAATTAACGTGAGGAGGGCGTTAAGCAGACACGGGATTTATACAGTGTGCGAGGGGGCTAAGTGCCCCAATATTTTCCACTGCTGGGGCGAGGGGACGGCCACCTTCATGATTCTAGGGGAGGTCTGCACAAGGGCGTGTAGATTCTGCGCCGTGCGCACTGGTAATCCGAGGGGGTATGTGGACTGGGGCGAGGTGGATAGGCTTGTTGAGGCTGTTAGAGAGCTCGGGCTTAAATACGTCGTGGTGACCTCAGTGGCTAGAGACGACCTCCCCGACGGAGGGGCCTCGGTATTTGCGGCAGTTGTGAAAAAACTACGCGAGGTGGGTTGCGTCGTGGAGGTTTTAGTGCCCGACTTCGGCGGAAGTCCGGCCTCGGTAAAAACTGTGGTTAGCTCGGGCCCAGATGTGTTCGCCCACAACGTGGAAACAGTGAGACGGCTTACGCCGCTAGTTAGAGACCGCAGGGCGGGTTATGAGCGTTCGCTATCTGTGTTGAAATACGCAAAAGAATTCGGCGCACCCCTCACTAAATCAGGCTTGATGTTAGGGCTTGGGGAGACGTTTGAGGAGGTGGTGGAGACTTTAGAGGATTTGAGGAGGGCTGATGTGGACATTGTGACTATAGGCCAGTATATAAAACCCAGCGGCTCGCCTCGTCATTTAAACCCCGTTAGGTACGCGACTCCCGAAGAGTTCGCCAAAATTAAAGAGGTGGCCGTGTCCCTGGGCTTTAAGGCCGTTGCCTCAGGCCCTTTAGTGCGTAGCTCATATAAGGCTTACAGTCTATATAGAGAAGCTTTAAAAAATATAGTATACTTAGGTTAA
- a CDS encoding YncE family protein has product MGGGPPSIALYVNGVYVGGAALNDVWPNYTMYDAFLWGDKLVVTIAEVSKWVYVFHLPDFSRPAVVLRAPGNVSHFLYYTPEVAPLNGSILWLAVFNTTEKRGYICALDLVNEVIQNCVPVGIYPHAPIKLGSSVITPLIREPYLVFKEGGRIERRLVSKSWPPYVNAHDPLRYTYFSFHMITTDGRYIYGEGHAIEPGYLLSPITVHAHSYIISMTPSGEVIAYYPTSALPPGLPGLAVCRGKLFATSPLEGVVYVLSTPELKPLSLLKVGKVPWGVFANRDCSRVYVTDIIGGFVYVIDVESLSIVRRVETPMTWPHTVIFIDNAAAERLKTAVSKRFAYNFTVFPPILSCGDLPPS; this is encoded by the coding sequence GTGGGCGGGGGCCCGCCCTCAATTGCCCTATACGTAAACGGAGTTTATGTGGGCGGCGCCGCTCTAAACGACGTGTGGCCTAACTATACAATGTACGACGCGTTTCTCTGGGGAGATAAGCTAGTAGTCACCATAGCTGAAGTGAGTAAATGGGTGTACGTCTTCCACCTCCCCGATTTCTCAAGGCCTGCTGTTGTGTTGAGAGCGCCGGGCAACGTGAGCCACTTCCTTTACTATACCCCGGAGGTGGCGCCGCTGAACGGATCTATCCTTTGGCTTGCAGTTTTTAACACAACTGAAAAACGGGGCTATATCTGCGCTTTAGATTTAGTGAATGAAGTCATTCAAAACTGCGTGCCCGTGGGGATTTACCCGCACGCCCCCATTAAGCTGGGCTCTTCGGTAATTACTCCGCTTATAAGAGAGCCGTATTTAGTGTTTAAAGAGGGGGGGCGGATAGAGAGAAGGCTTGTCTCGAAGAGCTGGCCGCCGTATGTAAACGCCCACGATCCGCTTAGATATACATATTTCTCTTTCCACATGATTACCACAGACGGGCGTTATATATACGGCGAAGGCCACGCCATAGAGCCTGGGTATTTGCTATCGCCTATAACTGTCCACGCCCACTCGTATATAATTTCCATGACCCCCTCAGGGGAGGTTATTGCTTATTATCCAACCTCAGCGCTTCCGCCTGGGCTACCGGGGCTGGCTGTGTGTAGGGGAAAGCTCTTTGCCACATCTCCCCTGGAGGGTGTGGTCTACGTCTTGTCCACGCCGGAATTAAAGCCTTTGTCTCTTTTAAAAGTCGGCAAAGTGCCATGGGGAGTCTTCGCAAATAGGGATTGTAGCAGAGTGTATGTTACTGACATCATAGGCGGGTTTGTTTATGTAATAGACGTCGAAAGTCTATCTATAGTTAGGCGTGTAGAAACTCCAATGACGTGGCCCCACACAGTTATATTTATCGACAACGCGGCCGCGGAGAGGCTAAAGACCGCCGTCTCTAAGAGATTCGCCTATAACTTTACTGTCTTTCCGCCTATACTCTCATGCGGAGATCTGCCGCCGAGCTGA
- a CDS encoding SCO family protein, with protein MRRSAAELKYILLITAVFAALLLFPVYSSLFVNNSSAAGGLGQASRITVECYEPGAEPTAQDFILVNQFNKTVALSQLWETPTLLIFAYTYCPDVCPIINLVLNATRPKLPGVIIAEITLDPERDTPQRLYAYSVGNKYNWTFLTGPREVLEKVWRSYGVIIERRGDYIAHNVLFIVIHKGNILGVIKGLPPPEDLAKNVERILRRCR; from the coding sequence ATGCGGAGATCTGCCGCCGAGCTGAAATACATACTCCTAATTACTGCCGTCTTTGCCGCTTTGTTGCTATTCCCTGTCTATTCCTCTCTATTTGTAAACAACAGCAGTGCGGCTGGAGGCTTGGGGCAAGCGTCGCGGATAACAGTGGAGTGTTACGAGCCGGGGGCGGAACCCACAGCGCAGGATTTTATACTGGTGAACCAGTTTAACAAGACAGTGGCTCTAAGCCAGTTGTGGGAGACGCCTACACTTTTAATTTTCGCCTATACCTATTGCCCTGACGTGTGTCCTATTATAAACCTTGTTTTAAACGCCACTAGGCCGAAGTTGCCCGGGGTGATAATCGCCGAAATTACCTTAGATCCCGAGAGGGATACTCCCCAGCGACTATACGCCTACAGCGTTGGGAATAAATACAACTGGACTTTCCTCACAGGCCCCCGTGAGGTGTTAGAAAAAGTGTGGCGTAGCTACGGCGTTATAATAGAGCGCCGTGGAGACTATATAGCCCATAATGTTTTGTTTATAGTGATACACAAGGGGAATATTTTGGGAGTAATTAAGGGGTTGCCGCCGCCAGAGGATTTGGCTAAAAACGTCGAGAGGATACTTAGGAGATGCCGATAG
- a CDS encoding sulfurtransferase TusA family protein — protein sequence MPSIKKVGDNLYELDLKGYVCPYPQMYTSQALSKLPKGSVLKVIIDNPPSIENIKSVAQKAGAKSLQVEAKGGTWEITINI from the coding sequence ATGCCTAGCATTAAAAAAGTAGGTGATAATCTCTACGAGCTAGACTTAAAGGGATATGTGTGTCCCTATCCGCAGATGTACACATCACAAGCACTGTCGAAACTGCCAAAGGGCAGTGTGTTAAAGGTTATAATAGATAATCCCCCCTCTATAGAGAACATAAAATCAGTGGCCCAGAAGGCCGGCGCAAAGTCTCTTCAAGTAGAGGCTAAGGGCGGCACGTGGGAGATCACAATTAACATATAA
- a CDS encoding dihydrolipoamide acetyltransferase family protein, with amino-acid sequence MEFKFPDLGEGLVEGEVIKWHVKEGDFVKEGDPLVDVMTEKATVTLPAPTTGRVVKILVREGEVVKVGQTLCVIEPAEGPAAGPQTEAPARPREVAAMPAARRLAKELGIDLSKVKGTGPGGVITVEDVKRYAEETAKATAPAPAPKAVEKAEEAEVVPVRGIRRAVAEKMSKAKRLIPHAYHLEEVDFTELIKLRERVKAEAEKRGIRLTLLPFIAKAVAMALREYPMLNSEYDEEKNAIVVKKEVNLGIGVDTEQGLVVVVVKNADKKGLLEMAKEINELAQKAREGKLELQDVRGSTFTISNIGAVGGLGGLSILNYPEAGILAVGQARKKPWAVGDRIEIRDIALLAVSFDHRVVDGAYVARFMNRVKELLENPWLLLL; translated from the coding sequence ATGGAGTTTAAATTCCCAGATCTGGGGGAGGGGCTTGTAGAGGGCGAGGTAATTAAATGGCATGTAAAAGAGGGTGACTTCGTCAAGGAGGGCGACCCTCTAGTGGACGTGATGACGGAGAAGGCCACAGTCACTCTGCCCGCCCCCACAACGGGCAGGGTGGTGAAAATCCTCGTGAGGGAGGGAGAGGTGGTAAAAGTGGGCCAGACGTTATGTGTCATCGAGCCGGCCGAGGGGCCAGCGGCCGGCCCCCAGACAGAGGCGCCGGCGCGCCCGCGCGAGGTGGCGGCCATGCCAGCCGCCAGAAGGCTGGCCAAAGAGCTGGGGATAGATCTCTCTAAGGTTAAAGGCACAGGCCCAGGCGGCGTTATTACTGTAGAAGACGTGAAAAGATATGCGGAGGAGACAGCCAAGGCCACCGCGCCGGCCCCTGCGCCTAAAGCAGTGGAAAAGGCGGAAGAGGCCGAGGTTGTGCCAGTGAGGGGGATTAGGAGGGCAGTTGCCGAGAAGATGTCTAAGGCGAAGAGGCTAATTCCCCACGCCTATCACTTAGAGGAGGTGGATTTCACAGAGTTAATAAAACTAAGGGAGAGAGTCAAGGCAGAGGCCGAGAAGAGGGGGATTAGGCTCACTCTGTTGCCGTTTATAGCAAAGGCCGTGGCCATGGCCTTGAGGGAATACCCCATGTTAAACTCTGAATACGACGAGGAGAAAAACGCCATTGTGGTGAAAAAAGAGGTGAATTTGGGAATAGGAGTTGACACAGAGCAGGGGCTGGTTGTAGTGGTGGTTAAAAACGCGGATAAAAAGGGGTTGTTGGAAATGGCGAAGGAGATAAACGAGCTGGCACAGAAGGCCAGGGAGGGGAAGCTGGAGCTTCAAGATGTGAGGGGATCCACCTTTACTATTAGCAACATCGGCGCCGTGGGAGGACTAGGCGGCCTCTCCATTTTGAACTACCCAGAGGCGGGGATACTGGCGGTGGGACAGGCCAGGAAAAAGCCGTGGGCTGTGGGCGATAGAATTGAGATAAGGGACATAGCCCTTCTCGCTGTGAGTTTTGACCACAGAGTTGTAGACGGCGCGTATGTGGCGCGTTTTATGAACAGAGTTAAAGAGCTTTTGGAAAACCCCTGGCTTTTGTTGTTATGA
- the lpdA gene encoding dihydrolipoyl dehydrogenase: MKVVVVGGGPAGYVAAIRARQLGLDVTLVEAERLGGECTNYACIPSKALLHAAEAYRRAVSSPWITGTVSFRWKEAVQWKEKVVEKLRRGIEFLLSAAGVEVVRGLAKPGPGKTVEIDGRRLQYDFLILATGSEPVGLKELPFGRRVIGTREIFSLEEPPASVAIIGGGASGVEIASLFSMIGAEVHVVEAMERILPGLDPEISRQMERALSSRGVKIYTSSRVVKGEEGEGSVKLRISSPGGEREIEAELAVVAVGRRPRPGPFSAMGLEVDGRGAVRVDESMRTSVPWVFAAGDVTGPPYFAHKAYAQAKVAAEAIAGLKSAYSPRSVPAVIFSDPEVVSVGMTEEEAVAKGYRPKAVRMSLSALGKAVAAESEGGFAKLIYDAESRIILGVHIVGRGVSELAGEASALVEFYATVDDLALTIHPHPTLSELFAELAEAALGKPVHIAKL, translated from the coding sequence ATGAAGGTGGTAGTAGTTGGGGGAGGCCCCGCGGGATACGTGGCCGCGATAAGAGCCAGACAGCTAGGCCTAGACGTAACGCTGGTAGAGGCTGAGCGCTTAGGGGGCGAGTGCACTAATTACGCCTGCATCCCATCAAAGGCTTTACTACACGCAGCCGAGGCGTATAGACGCGCCGTGTCGTCGCCGTGGATTACAGGCACAGTCTCATTCCGTTGGAAAGAGGCAGTTCAGTGGAAGGAAAAAGTGGTGGAGAAGCTGAGGCGCGGTATAGAGTTTTTACTATCAGCGGCTGGGGTGGAGGTGGTGCGCGGCTTAGCCAAGCCAGGGCCCGGCAAGACTGTGGAGATAGACGGGCGGAGGTTGCAGTACGACTTCCTCATACTCGCCACGGGGAGCGAGCCCGTGGGGCTGAAGGAGTTGCCCTTCGGGAGGCGGGTAATAGGGACAAGGGAGATTTTCTCCCTTGAGGAGCCCCCCGCCTCAGTGGCCATAATTGGCGGCGGGGCATCCGGCGTGGAAATCGCCTCCCTCTTCTCCATGATAGGCGCTGAGGTACACGTGGTAGAGGCCATGGAGAGAATCCTCCCAGGGCTTGACCCCGAGATTTCGCGGCAAATGGAGAGGGCATTATCCAGCAGAGGGGTTAAGATTTACACCTCCAGCAGAGTGGTAAAGGGGGAGGAGGGGGAAGGCTCCGTGAAGCTGAGGATCTCATCCCCCGGCGGCGAGCGGGAAATTGAGGCGGAGCTGGCGGTAGTGGCCGTGGGGAGGCGCCCAAGGCCCGGCCCCTTCAGTGCCATGGGGCTTGAGGTGGACGGCAGAGGCGCCGTGAGAGTGGACGAGAGCATGAGGACCAGCGTCCCGTGGGTTTTCGCCGCCGGCGACGTGACAGGCCCGCCGTATTTTGCCCACAAGGCCTACGCACAAGCCAAGGTAGCCGCCGAGGCTATCGCCGGCTTGAAGTCCGCATACAGCCCCAGGTCTGTGCCGGCGGTTATCTTCAGCGACCCTGAGGTGGTGTCCGTGGGCATGACGGAGGAGGAGGCAGTGGCAAAAGGCTATAGGCCTAAGGCGGTGAGGATGAGCCTCTCGGCGTTGGGAAAGGCCGTCGCCGCAGAGTCAGAGGGGGGCTTTGCGAAATTAATATACGACGCAGAAAGCCGTATAATTCTCGGCGTTCACATAGTCGGGAGGGGCGTTTCTGAGCTGGCGGGGGAGGCCTCAGCGCTGGTGGAGTTCTACGCCACTGTGGACGACTTGGCTTTGACAATACACCCCCACCCAACGCTCTCGGAGCTATTCGCCGAGCTTGCTGAGGCGGCTTTAGGCAAGCCGGTGCATATAGCGAAGTTATGA